Part of the Leptospira sp. WS92.C1 genome is shown below.
GTGACCTGGATAATACGGCAAGACAGTATGCCCGTTATTACTTCGGAGATCTTCAGGTCGACAGCCTCACGCTTTCTCCTTACATGGGTCTCGATTCCCTTCGTCCTTTTTTAGAATATCAAGATCATCTTGTATTCTGGCTTTGTCTTACCTCCAATCCGGATTCTTCGCAATTTCAGAAAAAGAGATTTTCCGAAACGGGAAGAACTCTTTATGAAGAAGTCGCTCATGTCGCCAACTCCATCTCTCCGGTCAATCTCGGATTTGTAGTAGGCGCAACCAATCCGAACGAACTCGAAACACTTCGAAAACAAAATCCGGACCGTATCTTTTTGATTCCCGGGTTCGGCGCTCAGGGTGCGAAACTCGAGGACTTACTTCCGGTTTGCGGATTGCATTCGCTTATCAATTCTTCGAGAGGGATTCATTTTGCTTCGGGCGGTTTGGATTTTGCGGAAAGGGCCGGTCAGGAAGCGGAGAAGATTCATAAATCGATGCAGTCTCAGTTTGCCGGCTTGAAGTAAATCTACTTTCAAAATTCTTAAAATTCTTAAAATTCTAAAATCAAAGAATTGAATTCCGAAAAATGAATGATATCATTCTTTCGAGTATTGACTTGAGGGGGAATTTTGCAAATCCCGGAATACAAAAAGACAAGTCTTTTTCTTTTGTGCTGCCTTCTTTATTTTTCAGATTTTGGTAAATTCGTCGATGCACAGGACGAAAATCAGAGTCAAATCTCCTGTCCGCCGATTGAGCGACAAAATTTGGTTTTGAATTTGAGACTTGTTGTCGGTCAGGAGGGAAAAGTTAGAATTCTTACTTCCAAATTACGCAAAGACAAGATTCGAATTTTAGGAATCGAAAAAACGGAAATAGATTCTCAAAAATTCACTCAAATGCGGATCGAATTATCGGAGTTCAAATTTCGAAAAATTTTCTCAGGTTCTGTCGAGTATAAATTCGTGGAAAGAAGTTCCGGACCCGGTCTTTACTGTCAGAGATATGTTCGAGACTATATAATTCCTAAACGTTATCAAATATACATTCATACAATGACAATTCCCGATCCTCAATGGGAATGAGTTGATTTTCCTTTTGTGATTCGCGATTTACAGTAAGAGGTCGTCGAAAGAATATCTGCGACCTCTTACGAAAAACTATGATGCCGGATCGAACATATCGTTAAGGGGATGATAAGTTAGCAACGGGCTCTTCTTTTTTGACGGATTCCTCTCCTCCGAAATAAAAACCCACTCCAAGCATTCCGCCGTATTCGTTATAGTGCGTTCTTCCGTTTCTTTCGTTGAATCTGTTGATCGCGCTTCCTTCTGCTTCGGTAAAAACATAAAATCGATCGAAATTCAAACGCAATCCCAACCGTCCATATCCTCGATACGAAGCACTCGAATCAAAACCCGATGTTCCCGCCCCGATAGAAATATATGGATCAAACGTTTTTCCGGGACGAAAATGAAACGTCGGTCCGATATCTAAAAACGTCAGATTGAATTGATTGATATCTCTGAACGCATCTTTTGAAAGAGCGCCATTGATCACACTTGCATTTAGATGTTGGCTGGCTCCGATGAATTGCGCGACTAAATAATCGTAAGTAATTTCTCGATCCTTATGAAAGTCAATCTCGGCGTAGGAACGACTGATTCCGAATTCAAAACCGAAATATCTTGGATTGTATTCAGCGGAAATTCGATAATTTTTCAGAATACCCGAGTTTTCTCCGTAAGTTGTTTCTTTTATTTTTCCGATTCCTCCGCCGAGTTTCAGGGTCCAGGGAGCATATTGTGTGTTCAAATCCTTTTCCTCCTCCGAAAATACGGAAATTCCAGGATAGACTGCACATGTTAATGATATTAACATAATAGAATATTCTTTTTTCATTAATGGTTCGCCTTTTTGATTTATGCTTTTAGGACCGAAAGGTGTATAAAAAAGTTTCAATCGGGACTTGACATGAAAATTGACTGTATGTAAATGATAAGATAGCAATCATACGAGCTGTATGAAACGTATACGCAATAGAGAATAATAGGTTAAAAAATAAATTGTTAAGCGAATTGCTAAATTAGGTTTTTCGACTTAAAATAAAGAAATAGATTTACGATTTGTCCGGATTGAGTCTATAAAACGTAAGACCGAATGATTGCGGCTTACGTTTCAAATCGAATTCCATTTTTTTAAAGAAATGAATTTTATAAAAAAAGAAGCGATTCCTAAGTGAAATCGCTTCTTTTGCCGATGCCAGAAAAAATGGAAACTAGATAGGACTTGGGTTTTTGACGGATTCTTCTTTTCGATCGCTTCCTCCATCCACTCCAAAATAAATACCGACTCCGAATATCCCTGAATATTCGTTATAATTGAATTTCAGGTCTTGGCTATAAGTTCGATTGATGGTGGAAGCTTCCGTTTCGGCGAATAGAAAAATACGATCTAAATTGATTCTAAATCCTAAACGTCCAAATCCTCTATTTGCGGAGCCGTAGCTAAGTCCTGCGATTCCTCCCCCGATCGATAGATATGGGTCGAAGATTTTTCCCGGTCGGATATGCAGAGTAGGAGCGATGTCAAAAAAGGTAAGACTAAAACGTTCTCTGCTGTCAAAGGGGTTTCCGTTGGGAAATTCGGTGTAAGGATTCAATGAAAATTTAAAATAAGAAACTCCTATCTCAAGGCCAAAATATCGGGGATTGTATTCTCCAGAGATTCGAAAAGAATTGCTGCCTCCTTGATCTTCCTGAATGCTTGAATTTTCGATCCTTCCTCCCCCCCAGCCACTTTTCAGAGCCCAAATTCCAAATTGTCCATAGTTTGCTTTCTTATCTTCTTTTTTTCCTTCCGTGACTTGCGGAGGAGGATTTACGGTTTCGGTTTTTTCCTTCTCTGTGACTTGTGGAGGAGGATTCACGGTTTCGGTTTTTTCCTTCTCTGTGACTTGTGGAGGAGGATTTGCGGTTTCAGTTTTTTCCTTCTCCGTGACTTGCGGAGGAGGATTCACGGTTTCGGTTTTTTCCTTCTCTGTGACTTGTGGAGGAGGATTTGCGGTTTCGGTTTTTTCCTTCTCTGTGACTTGTGGAGGAGGATTTGCGGTTTCGGTTTTTTCCTTCTCTGTGACTTGTGGAGGAGGATTTGCGGTTTCAGTTTTTTCCTTCTCTTCTTTTAAAGTTTCGGAGAAAATTGAAAAAGAAAACAACAGTAGATAAATTACAAAGATGCGTTTCATAGAAGACCTCGTTGCTTTAAATACGATTCTGGTCTGATGAAATGCGTCAGGGTTTGTTATTTTTTATAGAAAACGATGATTCAATTTTGATTTCATACTTTGGTGTCCAAATCAAATGATGTATAAAGGGAATGGTTCATTTTTTAAAAAATGAAAAACTACGAAGTCGAAAGACAAGATTCTTTTTCATAAGGAATAGAAACACAAAATGGAATCGAGTTTTTGGGAAATTTTATCAAAACTGATCCCTCTTTATGGAGGAATTGGGTTAGCCATTGTTTCCTTTGTCGCGGCTACGATCCTACCTTTTAGTTCGGAAGTTGCCTTGGTTTTTGCCATCGTCTCCGGTCTTCCTCCGGCCGAGGCTGTAGCTTGGGCCTCTCTCGGAAATTGTTTGGCGTGTGTTGTGAATTATGGATTGGGGACCTGGTTTTATTCTCGCATCGAAACGAAAATCGAAACTTCAAACTTGTATTCAATGATCGCCCTCAAGATGCAAACTTGGGGGCACGGAATTTTGTTCTTTTCTTTTTTGCCTATCGTAGGTGATCCGATTACAATTCTTTCTGGCTTTTTTAGACAACGATTCTCGCTCTTTATTGCGATCGTGTTCACTCTTCGTATCGTTCGTTACATTTTTCTAGCGTTCGGCTTTTTATAACGCCATCAGTTTATTTCAAACGGGATTTCGTTCTTGTATTCGACTTGATTACAAGCGAAAGGTGTTTAACTCAATCGATATTTTTTTTACATCCGAATACTTCCGACCTGTCTATAATACACAAAGAAAGGACGGATTGTTCTTGAAAAAGAATTGGAAAAAGAAAATCACACAAACGGTTTCTAAAAAGAAAACTTCGCAGAAAAAACAACCAGCTTGGTCAATCTCCGAAAAAAAGAAAGAATCGTTAGCCGTTATTGGAACTGGTATTGCCGGAATGGGTTGTGCTCATTTCCTGCAAAAAAAATACGATCTAACGATTTACGAGAAGGGATCTTATATCGGCGGCCATACGAATACGGTTGACGTAGTAGAAAACAATGATGTGATTCCGATCGATACCGGTTTTATCGTATTCAATCATGTTACATATCCTAACTTAAAACGTCTTTTTGAAGAATTGAACGTTCCCACAAAGAAGTCTTCTATGTCTTTTAGCGTGCAGCATATCCCGGAGCGACTGGAGTTTTGTGGTTCTGGTTTGAATGGACTTTTTGCCCAAAGAAAAAATCTGTTAAGTCCTAAATTTTTCCGACTTTTGTATAATATCAATCGATTCAACAAGGAAGCTCCCAGGAGTTTAGAAAATCCGAAATATCAGGACGATACTCTCGAGGAATATATTGTAAAAGAAGGTTATCATCAGGATCTTTTGAATTACTATTTGATACCGATGAGCTCGGCGGTTTGGTCAACTCCGGATAATCGGATGTTAAAATTTCCGGTTTATGTTCTGATCCGCTTTTTTTTAAATCACGGTTTTATGGGACTCGATACGCAGCATCAATGGTATACCGTTCACGGAGGATCCAGAGAATACGTAAAACGTCTTACTGCTCCGATCAAAGATCGGTTTTACTTGAATTCAAAAGTGAAATACGTCGAGACGGAAGGAAGAAAAGTCCGTATCACGTTGGAAAACGGAATATCAAAACTGTTTGATAAGGTAATTTTAGCCACCCACGCGGACACATCGTTAAAACTCCTTAAGAAGCCGACCGCACTTCAAAAAGAGCTTCTTAAAGAATTCGAGTATCAGAAAAATATCGCCACTTTGCACACCGACGATGTCTCTATGCCACAGACAAAACTTTCCTGGTCCTCTTGGAATTATAGAGTTGAAAAAATAAAAGAAGAAGTTCGACCGTTTACGGTCTATTGGATGAATTCTCTACAAAATGTTTCTCAAAATAAAAATTATTACGTATCGATCAACGATCCCGGCACGATCGATAGAAATAAAATTATTCAAGAAATTGAATATGATCATCCTTTGTTTAGCGTAGGTTCGCTCAAAGCTCAGTCGCGTCTCTCGGAACTGAACCAAGAAGGGAATTTATCCTTCTGCGGAAGTTATTTCAGAAACGGATTTCATGAAGATGCGTTATGGTCCGCTAAAATTTTATCCGAAAAGCTTTTAGATAGGAAGATCTGGGATTGAATTCTTCCATCTTTCAAGCGAACATTATGCACGATCGAAAGTTTCCTAAGAAGAATCGATTTCGATATAGGATCTTTACGTTTTCCTTGGATTTGGATGAACTGGAGCTTTTGGATACTCGACTTAAACTTTTCGGAGTCGATCGAAGCGCATTCTTTCGGTTTTCAACAAATGATCATCTGGATTTTGGAAAAACGTCCGTAAAAGATAATATTTTAGAATATTTAAAACAAAACGGAGTTACCGAAACGATTTCAAAAATAATCCTGATTACGAACGTTCGAATTTTAGGATACGTTTTCAATCCTGTCTCCTTTTATTTTTTTTATGGGGCCAAGGAGGAACCGCTCTGCGCGGTTGCGGAAGTCGGAAACACTTTTGGAGAGCAAAAGCCGTTCTTTTTGGGAAAAGAGTCCATGAGAGACGAGGCTTTTTGTCTGAGAACCGAAAAATTCTTTTATGTATCTCCATTTGTGAAACTCGAGTCCGAGTTTGAATTTACTCTGAGAATACCCGGTGATTCTTTAAATATCCGCATCGACGTTTTGGAAAACGGACATACGGTCATGATAACTACATACACAGGAAAAAAGATTGAACTTACGGATGGAAATTTGTTGAGAATGTTCATCCAATATCCTCTGGTCACAGTCAAAGTAATTGTTCTGATTCATTGGCAGGCCTTTCGATTGTATCTGAAAGGCCTGCCTTATATTAAGAAAACTGAAAATACAAATTTGCAAAAAGGAGTTCACCTTGGAAAGAATTACTGAATCCAATTTAAAATTCCAAGATACGGAGATCATCGTTTCCTCTGCGGACACTAATTCTTACGGATTTTATAAAAATCTTTTTTTCAAAGCGCTTTTGCCGATGCAAAAAGGATCGATTCGACTGGCGCTTCCCAACGGAGAAACGACTTATCTTGGAAATCCGGATAGTGACGATCCGGCCGAGTTTCACAAAGGAATCATCCATATACACAATCCGGTCTTTTTTAGGAAGACGGTATTAAACGGAGACCTCG
Proteins encoded:
- the pyrF gene encoding orotidine-5'-phosphate decarboxylase, coding for MNFQSKFLTRSQSLQSLLCVGLDPDYCKLPETVKRGPEPLVHFCREIIDATAPYAVAYKPNIAFFEVFGSSGIRQFEKVIGHLKSNHPQIPIVADIKRGDLDNTARQYARYYFGDLQVDSLTLSPYMGLDSLRPFLEYQDHLVFWLCLTSNPDSSQFQKKRFSETGRTLYEEVAHVANSISPVNLGFVVGATNPNELETLRKQNPDRIFLIPGFGAQGAKLEDLLPVCGLHSLINSSRGIHFASGGLDFAERAGQEAEKIHKSMQSQFAGLK
- a CDS encoding YqaA family protein, which encodes MESSFWEILSKLIPLYGGIGLAIVSFVAATILPFSSEVALVFAIVSGLPPAEAVAWASLGNCLACVVNYGLGTWFYSRIETKIETSNLYSMIALKMQTWGHGILFFSFLPIVGDPITILSGFFRQRFSLFIAIVFTLRIVRYIFLAFGFL
- a CDS encoding NAD(P)/FAD-dependent oxidoreductase, coding for MGCAHFLQKKYDLTIYEKGSYIGGHTNTVDVVENNDVIPIDTGFIVFNHVTYPNLKRLFEELNVPTKKSSMSFSVQHIPERLEFCGSGLNGLFAQRKNLLSPKFFRLLYNINRFNKEAPRSLENPKYQDDTLEEYIVKEGYHQDLLNYYLIPMSSAVWSTPDNRMLKFPVYVLIRFFLNHGFMGLDTQHQWYTVHGGSREYVKRLTAPIKDRFYLNSKVKYVETEGRKVRITLENGISKLFDKVILATHADTSLKLLKKPTALQKELLKEFEYQKNIATLHTDDVSMPQTKLSWSSWNYRVEKIKEEVRPFTVYWMNSLQNVSQNKNYYVSINDPGTIDRNKIIQEIEYDHPLFSVGSLKAQSRLSELNQEGNLSFCGSYFRNGFHEDALWSAKILSEKLLDRKIWD
- a CDS encoding DUF1365 domain-containing protein, which encodes MHDRKFPKKNRFRYRIFTFSLDLDELELLDTRLKLFGVDRSAFFRFSTNDHLDFGKTSVKDNILEYLKQNGVTETISKIILITNVRILGYVFNPVSFYFFYGAKEEPLCAVAEVGNTFGEQKPFFLGKESMRDEAFCLRTEKFFYVSPFVKLESEFEFTLRIPGDSLNIRIDVLENGHTVMITTYTGKKIELTDGNLLRMFIQYPLVTVKVIVLIHWQAFRLYLKGLPYIKKTENTNLQKGVHLGKNY